A segment of the Manis javanica isolate MJ-LG chromosome 17, MJ_LKY, whole genome shotgun sequence genome:
GATGAACTTGAAGACATGAACTCTTACTGAAGCCCTTACCACAGTCAAAACATTTGtagggtttctctcctgtatggACTCTCCAATGGGCTTGAAGATGTGAACTCTGACTAAAGCCCTTACCACATGTCTCACATTTGTAGGGCTTCTCACCTGTGTGGACTCTGTGATGGGCCTGAAGATGGGAATTCTGGTTGAAGTTCTTATCACACACATGACATTTAtatggtttctctccagtgtgaattctTTGATGCGCTTGGAGATTTGAGGCCTTACTGAAGTCCTTCCCACATACCTCACATTTATACAGCTTCTCTCTAGCATGAGCTCTCTGATGGGGACCAGAAGTCTGATTAAATAGCCTGTCACATGCCTCCCATTTGTATGTTTTGTCTCTGGGGTGGGCTCTCTGGTGGGCTTGAAGTCGTGATGTCTGACTGAAGCCTTTATCACACACCTCAGAATTACAGGATTTCTTTCCAGTGTTATCTACACAGTGAGTATTAGGACCTAAGCTATGACTGGTACCCTTCCCACCCCTGTCACACCTACACATATGCCCTCCTGGGTGAGTGGGCTCATGAGTGACAGAAGGGTTCTGATTGAAGCTCTTAGCACACACCTGACCTTTATAGGGTTTCTCTCGTATGCTGACTCTAGGACGAGTTTGCAGATGTGAGCTCAGAATGAAGTCCTCACCACACTCCTCATTCCCACAGCACTTCTCTCCTGTGTGAGCACTCTGATGAATGCAAAGCTCTGAGCTGTAACTGATGCCTTTCCCACACTCACTACGTGTATGGGGCTTCTTCATTAGGTGCAATTGCTGATGAAGTTCAAGATCAAAGCCAAGGCCAAACCATTTTCCATTCTTAATGGAAGGTTGCTCTCCTGAGTGGAGTGGACCATGCTGTAATGGTTTCTTCATGAAGTCTTTCCCACAGTCATTGTGGCAGCAAGCCCTCACACGTTTGTGTACTTCCTGACCAGCATGGTGAAAAGGGGTCTTTCTCAGAATACAATGATCACACTGACACAGTTTATTTTTGACATCAATTTGCTGACAACTACTCTGATGAAGCTGTGACTCTCTCAGGtacattttcttccagaaatccCAGATGGTCTTCATTGGAAACTCTTGTACACTATTGGAACTCTCCCCTGGAAGCTTTATTATACAGTTCTCATCCTCAGAAACCTGAATAGATTCTCCAGAATAGCTTCCTGCCCACTCCTGACAGCAATCACCTTGTTCTGGCAATTTGGACCTCTTGTCTTGCAGATTTATTGTCAAGTCTTGATTTCTGGTTAATTTCTTTATAAACTGTTCCCACATTGGCCAGCACAGAAGGTCTTCTTGTAAAAGGCACTTTAAGCCTACTTCTTGAAGAGTTTCTATctcatttttattcctgtttcctggaaggataaagaaaattcagaggtgaaggtGAGGACAAATGAATGTTTGTTGAGAGATAAAGATATTTCTTGACCACATTGGGAGACCTTATTTTCAATCAGTGGAGAGTTCAGCTTGActttatcattgatttttttcgtgcctttaaaaaaaaggagatgaTGAGTGGGCTTCTACCTACTATGTGGTAAGGAGACTCATTTTGAACTATACCAAGACTTATGTGTGAGGTCAAAATTGAAAGAGGAGGctacagagaaacaaaaagcttTCCTAGAAAGAtttttacaaaggagaaatgTTACTTCCTTGTCCATAAGAATAATGTTAGAAATTCTCTCTTTTCTGCAGCAGGTATATATATAGTATAGGATCTACAAAATTCTGACTATTTGTCTCAGAATCAGGATTGCATATCTGTATATGGCCAGCAAGCCAAAAGTGGCTAGAAAAGCCTGGATCTGTCCTTCAGCATTTATAGATGGATTATCATGTGATGTCAAGAGTTcccaagaagagaaagaggggaTGTCCTCAGCAAAAGTGAAAAGAATGTATCTACAAGGACCTCCTCTGTCCTGATAATGAACCTATGAGATGgtaactttatttctttattgtttaacAGTAAGCACACCTGTTAAACAAGCTGGACTTGAGAGAATTCCCCTTCATTTCAGTGAAGTCCTAGTATATAATATTCAACTGGTGAACAttataactggaaaaaaaactggaaaacgtATTCCTATAATGCACTCATCCTAGGGGAATAAAAATCCTATAATAATTGTTAACACTTAATTTGGCTGAATTTTATGATATACCTGAATAGCTAACATTATCTTCCAGGTTTTATAGATATATACCTGCGCTTCCCGAAAGGTACTGTGGTAGCCAGCATACAAGATGATCCCCAATGATCCCTGCCTCCTGGTACCCATATCCCGTTGAAGTCCCCACCCAGCAGAATTTAACAGAATTATAACAGAAATATAACAGAATTTATCTATGAGGCCAACAAAATATGACAGAGGTGACAGTATGTCACTTTGAAGTTTAGGTCATAAAAAAATTGTGGTTTCAAATGCCTTCAACTCTCTTGGGTGTTAAGCAACTGGGGGGAAACCAGCTACCATGACTTGAGGACACGAGGGAAGCCCTAGGGAGAGGCCCACTTGGCGAGGCACTAGGTCTCCCACCAACAACTGTGAATAAGCCCATCCTGGAAGCACACCCTTCAGTCCCGCTAAGCCTTCAAAGGGCTAAAGCTCTGGAATCCTTAGCAGCTTTATGAGATCCTGGGCTAGAGCCACCCAGCCAAGCTGCCCCCAGATTCCTGATTCACAGAAACTGTAATGTTTATTCCTTTAAGTTGCTGAGGTTGAGttatttgttatacagcaatagagaACTAATACAAGGACCAGAGAAATTATACTTAGGTTAGATGTTCATCAGAAGATTAACAGCGTTCTGAAACAATCCTTTAAGCACCCTGGTTTATTTTCTGCTGGTGAGTGGTCTCAGGAGGAGTAAGGACAGGGAGATACTTGGCACCATTCTTTGTAAGCTTTTGTTTGTAAGAATCATTAAAGGAGATGAAACCCTTTAGTACAGTGAATACTGGCCTCAAGGATGTTCTTTATAGACAGAGCACAGCACCTAGATACAAAATGCTGGGATATTCTGATGTTTGccaaaaaatctttaaataagaGCAATGAGAGCAGGCTTCTGTGATGAGCGGACATCTGAGCAGATCTGAAATGAGTCAGGGGGCCAGGAGGATGTAAGGGGTAAGAACCTCCCGGGCAGACGGAAGGGCAAGCGAAAGGCCTTGAAATAGAAGCACATTCTGCTCATCCACAAAATAGAAAGCTGTCCCACGCAGGGAAGGGGCTGAGCACAGGGCAGGAAGAAAGCAAATCAATCCAGAGGCGGGTGGCGGCTCGATCCTGTAGGACCCAGAAGGCCACCACGAGGGTTCTGGATTGTACTGAGTGAGACGGGAAGTCACAGAAGAGTGAAAAAAGTTGGGACATGGGCTGACCTACATGATCCGGCTGCTTTGTGGAGAACAGATGGGAGGAAGGCGGAAGCAGGGAGGCACGAGAAAGCCGCCGCAGCAGGGCAGGGCACTGGGGGACGGCGCTGCCTGCGCGTGGAGGGCGGGAGGGGGGCCCAGGGCCGCAGGCCTCTCACCTGAACTCCCGGCTCGGGTTTCTGACTCTGTCATCCAAAgcttctcctctctccccagctGCAGTATCATGTCTAATTGGAAGGGTTCATAGCCTATGAAAAAGAAATGGCACATATATAAAGTGAGTATGTTAAAGGCGAAGCTTTTCATTCTAATACTATAATTTTCATGCTTTTTAAGTAGTATTTTTCCCAATTCTGATCGTGACCTGTTGTAATAAGCACCTTTTATGCTGTGACGCAGTGCACATATACACAGATGGGTATCCCTGCATCAAGGAATTGAGTGATGTGATCCTAGACATTGCCTACTTTTATCACATCTCCTTTCCTGGTTTTTAATCACAATTTTTTTGTTGCACTGTGTGCAGTTCCTCACAAGGAGCTATACTATTTCTGTCCTATTTCATGAAACACAATAATGATGTAACTCACCAAGTGATTTTAAACCCCACTAAGATGTCtcaactgtaatttaaaaaaaaaacaaaaacagacaaggTATAGGCAAGGTGTCCCACAGGAATCAGAAATTCAGACCCCCAGGTTTGAGGAAGTGTTTCAAGAGCCCCGAGGTCTTAAACATCTGAGGCCAAGACACGCCAAGGAGCTGACGTTGAGTTACAGAGGGCGCCCGTCCTCACCCACAGAGACCAGGTTCCGAAAGTTCTCCAGCGTCACGTCTCGGTACAGCTGCCTCTGGGGGGCGTCCAGCAGCCGGAGCTCCTCCTTGCTGAAGACCACAGCCACGTCCTCGAAGGTCACTGCCTCCTATAACATCAAGCACACACAACCTCAATCTTATGACCAATGGCCTCTGGAGAGGGGCAGCCCTGAGTGGAGAggtggagaggatgggtgggaaggaccTCCTTTTCTCCACTCCCCATGCCACTTCCATACACTAAGTTTCTACAGTCATATCAAAAGtacatgcaattaaaaaataatccctGTGTATTTAACTTGGTGTCATGTGTGAATATTCCCACAGTAAGTGCCCTAGAACTGTATGTCTTGAGTCATGGGttatacacattttataatttgactGATACTACCAAACCGTCCCAGAAATGGTAGGTCAGTTTCGTCCCAAAGGAGTCTGAACATTTTTGTCTCTCTGTTCTTACTCGTACATTCACTAAGTCTGGGTAATGTCACTTTGTTACAATGTGACGACCCAACAGGCCTTCAATCACCCTCCCTGTGGAGTTATGCAATGGCTCCTCTGTGCTCTCAAGGCACATGCCAGCTATCTATGATTCAAAGAGCCCATGTGTACAGTCTCTCATGCCAGAATGTCTATTTATtaagtgtatttattttactgatgtatcattaatatataatcttacattggtttcaagtatacaacacagtggttcaacagttatacacattattaaatactcaccccacctagtgcagttactatctgtcaacataggacgAGGTTACAGAACTTCTGGCTATATTCTCcttgctgcacttccatccccatgaccaacttgtattatgataaagatttttgtgcctctttattgcCCTCACGCCAACTCTCCCCCACGGTAACCACCAGttgcttctcagtgtctatgagtctactgctgttggGCCTCAGTTTAAATCCCAAAGTTCTGTGCCTTACAAGCTGCATGACCTTATCCAGACAAAACCCTgaatctatttcctcatctgtatgatGGTACCCATATCAGAATGTTCTTAGGCATATAAATCAATATGTACAAAGTTCTTAGAACTGTACTAATTCAGTAGCCATTAGGTACATGTGACTacgtaattttaaaataaaacaaaaaattcactccctcagttgcactagccacatttcaagtgctcaagagCCACAGGTAGCTAGGGTCTACCATCTTGGACAGCCCAATATacaacatttccatcatcagagAAGTTTTACTGGACAGTGCTTAGAACATACacacctggtacacagtaggtcctcaatgaatattagctattattaatagAATTATGATTGGTAAGCATATGATTAccctttcttttgattaatgcttgcatggtatatctttttcgtTCTTTTAATTTCAACTTGCCTATATTTTTTGAATAAGTTTCTTATAGGCTGTACATAGTTGGGTTATATTTATTAACCCATAATACCAATCTCTGTATTTTAATTGACAAATTTGGACCATTTATACCTAGAGTTATTCTTATGTTAGGACTTAGTcgtgtcattttatttttcccccactttttttttttcttttggtttctggTTTCCCCCCTGCTTTCCTGTGTGTTACTTGGACATTTCTGGAACTACCCTTTGATGTTTCTATAGTGTCTTTGAGTATATTTCTTTGTACAGCTTTTATAGTCATTGCTGTAGGTATTACACTATAAGCATATCACTTGCCAGTCTACTGCTGTCAGTATGTTACCAGTTTGAATGAAATGTAAAAGATTACCTCCCCTTGTCTCTTTAACCTATTTATAACTGCCTTAAATATTTATTCTACATACATTTAGAACTACATCAATGTTATGTATGATTTTCTCAACTGTCAAACATAACAGAAAACCTGAGGAGAAAGACAGTCTACTATATTTATCCCTGTTTTTACCTACTccattgttctttcttccttccttcctgaaatCCCAagcctttttctattttctttcctttctgattgGTGAACTTCCTTTAGctatttttttagagcagctcTGCTGGTGACGAATACATTCAGTTTCCTTCAACTAAGAATGTCTTGATTTCCCTTCATCCCTGAAGGATATTCTTACAGGCTCCAGAATTCTGAGTTGGCaggttttcctttcagcacttaaaaaataatgtgctACTTCTTTCTGGCCTCCAGggtttctgataagaaatctACCTGTCATTTGAATGGTTTTCCCCTTACAGTTATCATTTCTGAttactttcaaaatgtttttctttctaactAACTTTCAGAAGCTTAACTATAACATGTGTTGATTGACTTTTTTGGATTTGTTCTACTTGGGGTTCACTCAGTGCCTTGAATCTATACGTTTATGTTTTTTGCAACATTTGGGAAAATTTCAaccatatttcttcaaataattcttCAGTCCTAACCTCCTGCTCTTTTCCCCCTGGGAACCCGAAGACATAAATGTTAGATATTTTGTTATAATCACATGGGTCTCTGAGGctgtttggtattttttttagtctatttttctcttttatttgtactaaataatctctctctttctctctttttttttgtattcaagTTCTTTCCTCTGTCCCTTCATTCTACTGTTGAGCCCATCcactttttttatttcatttattgtatttttcaggtcTAAAATTTCTACTTGGTTCTTCTTTAtggcttctatttctttgctaagattttctattttttcatttatttccagcaTGTCTGTAATTGCTTACTGTAATATTTATGATAGCTGCTTTAAAATCCATAGCAAAATAGTTGaacaaaagaagatacacaaatggccaaaaagcagaagaaaagatgttccacatccttaggcatcaggaaaatgcaaactaaaaccacaatgacatgtCATTACACTTCTGTCATTAGAGTGGCTAAAATTTAAGACTGAATATATCAaatgttggaaaggatgtggagctCACTGGAACTCTAacacattgctggtgagaatgtaaaatgtacaACTACAAGGAAAATTATTTGGCAACTTCTTAAAAAGTTAACCAGAGATTCTCCTCTGAGGtatttatcaaaaaagaaaaaagaaaaaaaaatctgtgctctTTCAAAATCTAGTATACAATGCTTCTAGAAGTTGATTTAAAACACCCAAAAACTAggaacaacccagatgtccatcagcAGGTGAGTAGATAACCAAATTGTGGTACACccatataatgaaatactatgcagCAATAAAAAGGCACAAACTGTTGATATGTAACAAAAACGTTATGATGAACAaatgaagccagacacaaaaagggtacatactgtataattccaattACATGAAACTCAATAAAAGATTAATCTGTAGTGATACAGAGTAAACCAGTTGTTGCCTATAGCTAAGGGTGTGGGATTGGGTTAAAACTGGGAAGGGCAAAGGGAACActctgtggtgatggaaatggtcaacGGCCAGATTGTGGCAGTGGTCACGAGGGCATCTCTATTTGTCAAAACCGATGAAAtgcatttattatatgtaaattacaactaaaaaatgattttaaaagacacAATTACAAACCACTGAATGGAAAACCACAGAATAGAAAAAATTCTTCACAATATGTATATCTGACAAAAGACTTGAactcagaatatacaaagaactccttcattaacaataaaaagaagccaacttttaaaatgggcaaatgacTTCCAGAAACTTTCAATGGAAGGTATACTAATAGTGCAAAAGCATACAAAAAAGCATTCAACGTCATTTACcatgagggaaatacaaattacaatCACAATAAGATGTCCCATttcattagaatggctaaaataaaaaagagctaCATCACCAAATGAAAGCAAAGACGTACAGCAACTGGAACTCATACACTGCTGGGAGGACTGTAAAACGGTACaagcactttggaaaatagtttatatttatatctacCCTACATATCCAGCTTTTTCACTTCTAGATGTTTACCCAAGAgactatgaaaacatatgttcacaagACCTGCACAAGGATGCTCACAGGAGCTGTATATATAACAATCAAAAGATGCAAAACAACCCGTGTCCttgaaaaggaaattttgtttACTCTCCAGAAGGATAAACAAActgtaatatattcataaaatagaatgcaattcagcaataaaaaggaatgaattactgataTATGCAGTTACATAAATCAATCTCGAAAATATTATGCTGAGAGATAGAAGCCAGACATAAGAGTACATGCTGTATGCTTTcactaattatatttaatttgatGACAAGTAAACCTAATCACATGGTGACAGATGAGAACAGTAGATGCCTCCCATGGTGTCTCACCAGAGGTTTCCAACTGTGGGCAAGTGTGCTCTGGACTCAATGAGACAGAATAATGGCAACAGAACGTTGGGGGTAAAAGGTCTCATGCcaaccaagctttattctcatgatggcagGTCAAGCTCTAGAATCACATCTGTATCGCAAGCCTGCAATCCGTCTCTGCCTTTGCCTCCACAACCCGCCAAGAGCACTGGGGGGAGGTCTTTATAGACAATAACGGCTCATTGCCAACACGTCTGTAAGCACGTGCCTGTGCAGTTGGCCAATCATTACACCATTGCACGTGTGCactgggcaagtagattagggtcaggagAGGGTCCTGGCCACGGAAACTTCCATTGTCCCTACACATGGGTAGGAGACTGACTTGAATAAGACATGAGAGAACTCTGGGGGGTAATGTGAATTACTACACAACTTTCAAAATGGGGTATACAACTGTCACTGATCTGACCCAAGAGCTATGTAAATCCTGTAAgtaaattgtatttaattttttaaggtccCATGCCAAAGTGTCAGAAATCAAAAATTCAGAAGCAGAGCAGCGTGTATACTTCTTTGTGGCTTCTGAAATATtaggcaaaaaatagaaaatatctgagACAAGTACATAAAAGACTGATGAATGATAAAAAACTCAAGTACATTAagtaaaaaacattgaaaattgTACATAAAGTgtgtaattatataaaatacagcatGGGGAAAACAGCTGGTTTATAAGCAGTGCAGTAATATGgcgttttaatttttttgatatctCTGAATTTCTGCACTGTTATCTGTGGAATGGAgatgatgataaaataaaaataaactaaaacaaaagctaaaaacaaaaattgaaccAATAAAAAAGCAAGTGATTGGCACCTGatgaacacctgctttcttcctccctcttacCTAGGGAAGAGAGAACAGACACATCTAATTTTTGAGACCAGCTAAAATTTTCTCTCtctaattttaagagaaaaatcgAAACTCAACTCACCTGAAACTCGGTCATTTTCTCCTGCTCTTTCTGGGGAAGGGCCGAGGCCTGGCAATGCAGAGCTGGCAAAGAGGAAAAGCCATGAGAGGTAGGCCCTGAACCACATGGCTGCTCTGCGTGAATCTTAAAAAGTGACCCCTCCTTCCGCACACAGCACTAGCCCCTCAGCCAGGGACCCTCGTGCAGTGAAGCACCTGCCCATCTCTCGGCAGCAAGGCTAACACAAGGGTCCCCTGAGGTCAGCACTCTCACGGTGGGTACAGTGGGAAATGAAAGACCGTGGAATTCATTGGATAGAAGAGTGAACTCTGAGGCCCAAAGGTCTGGGGCCAAATGCCGGTACTGCTACGAATTAGCCTTTTTGTGCCTCCAATCTGTCACCTGCAAAATGAGAATAACAGTGCTTCCCTGTGAGGGACAAGTGTGAATAGATGGAAACCCTTACAACTGATTTCCCCGCAGCTGCAGAAAAGCAGGTGGTATTATACATCATAAACGTGTCTTTGCAAGTCTTTTGCCATCTATGCCAATAAAGGAGTCTTCCATAACATCCAGATTTCAGACTGTACAATGTTCTGTCTTAAGAAATTCACCTATTTCTGGGAAGTCCATAATTCTGATTGGCTGTTTACTTATTTGTTGTCCTGTAATGATATTTGACATCAGTATCTGGTTTTGTAAAAGATATAGATGCTTGTGAATTTTCTTCATTTAGCCTGAAGTCTCAATGGTACATCTCCCTTTCCACGCTCACTGTAGTAAAGAAAAGCTAGTTAAAATTATGACTGctagtttttttcatttgaaacaaaattttgaCAGACTGTCTCACTTAAATAATACTGTAGTAGTAACAACAGATCCTAACTTACAAATAGCTCTGGGATTAAATGAGCGAGTCCAGTAACCCTGGCTAGGCAAATCCATGGATACAGAGACTagcggttgccaggggctggaagagCGGGGAGCGAGGGGTGAAGGCTTTCTTTTTggtgtgataaaaatgttctggaactacaCAATGGTGACAGTTCTACAACCTTGCGATTATATTAAAAACCAGGAAGTGAATACCCTAAAAGGGTGAATCAGATGATGTGTGAATTGCATCTCAggtttaaaaataagagaaaaagcaagccttggctcagtgcctggcaccctgTATAAACTCTAAGTGATAACTTGATGatggatgaggaagctgaggattCATGAAATCAGGTTACTGAAGGTCACAGCGCTGCTGAGGTGAGACTGCCTGCCTCCAGAGCTGGTGCTCTTAATCTAGTCTCCATGTAAAAAATACGCCTACATAGAAACAACTAAAGAGAAATACACTAACATGTTTACAATTATCAATACTTCCTGGGATTATGAATAATTTTTGGTTTTCCTCATCTATTTCACAAATTTTCTGATGAGCACGAGTCACATGTATAATCAGAATATGAACATGTCATATAAAATAACAATTAATTAAATAAGTAGGTCCTTGAAGCTCCCCAATTATTACCAAATTACCCTCCCTCCTTCAGTCAGAGAGATTACCATTTTAAGGCTGAAGGAGCCTACGGCATAAAGGTCAAGAACCCAggatgcctgggttcaaattctcgGTTCTGTCTCTGTCCCACTGTTTGTCTTTGGGAAAAATAACAAATTCTTCACCTATCAAtgttctcatctgtacaatgcaGATAGTAAGAGTATCTTTGTGTGTTATGAGGGTTAAGCTAATTAATGCATATATAATCTATAGAAGAGTATTTGGTACTCAACATGTGAACaattattattcattcatcaacACATCTCTCAT
Coding sequences within it:
- the ZNF233 gene encoding zinc finger protein 233 isoform X1 — its product is MKKIHKHLYLLQNQILMSNIITGQQISKQPIRIMDFPEIALHCQASALPQKEQEKMTEFQEAVTFEDVAVVFSKEELRLLDAPQRQLYRDVTLENFRNLVSVGYEPFQLDMILQLGREEKLWMTESETRAGSSGNRNKNEIETLQEVGLKCLLQEDLLCWPMWEQFIKKLTRNQDLTINLQDKRSKLPEQGDCCQEWAGSYSGESIQVSEDENCIIKLPGESSNSVQEFPMKTIWDFWKKMYLRESQLHQSSCQQIDVKNKLCQCDHCILRKTPFHHAGQEVHKRVRACCHNDCGKDFMKKPLQHGPLHSGEQPSIKNGKWFGLGFDLELHQQLHLMKKPHTRSECGKGISYSSELCIHQSAHTGEKCCGNEECGEDFILSSHLQTRPRVSIREKPYKGQVCAKSFNQNPSVTHEPTHPGGHMCRCDRGGKGTSHSLGPNTHCVDNTGKKSCNSEVCDKGFSQTSRLQAHQRAHPRDKTYKWEACDRLFNQTSGPHQRAHAREKLYKCEVCGKDFSKASNLQAHQRIHTGEKPYKCHVCDKNFNQNSHLQAHHRVHTGEKPYKCETCGKGFSQSSHLQAHWRVHTGEKPYKCFDCGKGFSKSSCLQVHQRVHTGGKSTAHDECGKSVLQNLDFSFSSENLHSRECL
- the ZNF233 gene encoding zinc finger protein 233 isoform X2; protein product: MGALHCQASALPQKEQEKMTEFQEAVTFEDVAVVFSKEELRLLDAPQRQLYRDVTLENFRNLVSVGYEPFQLDMILQLGREEKLWMTESETRAGSSGNRNKNEIETLQEVGLKCLLQEDLLCWPMWEQFIKKLTRNQDLTINLQDKRSKLPEQGDCCQEWAGSYSGESIQVSEDENCIIKLPGESSNSVQEFPMKTIWDFWKKMYLRESQLHQSSCQQIDVKNKLCQCDHCILRKTPFHHAGQEVHKRVRACCHNDCGKDFMKKPLQHGPLHSGEQPSIKNGKWFGLGFDLELHQQLHLMKKPHTRSECGKGISYSSELCIHQSAHTGEKCCGNEECGEDFILSSHLQTRPRVSIREKPYKGQVCAKSFNQNPSVTHEPTHPGGHMCRCDRGGKGTSHSLGPNTHCVDNTGKKSCNSEVCDKGFSQTSRLQAHQRAHPRDKTYKWEACDRLFNQTSGPHQRAHAREKLYKCEVCGKDFSKASNLQAHQRIHTGEKPYKCHVCDKNFNQNSHLQAHHRVHTGEKPYKCETCGKGFSQSSHLQAHWRVHTGEKPYKCFDCGKGFSKSSCLQVHQRVHTGGKSTAHDECGKSVLQNLDFSFSSENLHSRECL